From Pseudoalteromonas sp. Scap06:
TTATTTTTTTGTTTTTAAGTGTTTGTAGCTCGTCCGTATCTAAGTACCATCTAAACGAATGCTCTTCACCAGTGGATAAATCAGCAATGTTTAATGTTATACATTGCTGCTGATCATTTATAATACATGTAGTTACATCAGTTAAAAAATATTCTTCAGACCACAGTTCGCCTAAATTATTTTCAGCATAATACATAATGGGAACTACGCTAAATTTCCACAGCGCCATATAGATCAAACAAGGGTACATTACTATCAAAAATCCTTTTACTAGCCTGCTACCTTTAAAAAAGTGACGAGTTATTAAATAATTAAAGTTGTGATCACACCTATACTTTTTAAATAATGTATATATTACTGCCATGGTTAATATAGGTAGCACTACTAGCTCTATAAAATGTAATCGCTCATTAGCAATAAGAGCAGGATCGTTAAACTCGTACCATCCAATGAGCAATACTAAATAGCTCATTAGTACGAATATAATTAATAGATATAAAAAACTTTTATGAAACTCTTTGTGCTTTATGTTTAGCAATTAAACTCCCATTCAACTTCAATGATAAAATTATCTTTTAAGTATACTTTTTAACCCATAATACCAACTAAGTGCAGCGACTGTGCCATGAGTTTCATCTTCAAAGTAACGTTGATTTATATTTAAATTATCGCTCGAGTGCGCTTTTAGCTTTTCAACAAATGCTAAGCCCCATTGATAATTTGTTTTACCAATCTCACCAAACGCTTCGCCGTTATTTGCAAAGGTAAAATACACATTACCGTTAAGCTGCTTGTTTACAAATTGCTTCTTATCAAAATATCGATTGAGGTAGTTATTATCCCAAAGGTAAGTTGCATCAATTATTAAGTAGTCTGTAAATAGCGCATGATTGGTAAGCAATACATAGTTTGCAAACAAGCCACCAAAAGACTCGCCAATTAATACGCGTTTAGTTGATGTTCGGTAATTTTTATTAATGAGTGGAATAAGTTCTTTTTCGAAAAAGACGCTGTAGTTCGCGGCGTTACCAATATTTTCAAACCTTTCTAGGAGTTTACCGTTAAATGTCCAATCGACATTGGTTGGGGTAAAGTCACGTTCTCTTATCGCATTTTTACTATTTGGAATGGCTACTATAATTGCTTGTTGTATTTGCTGCTCTAGCCGTTCTGTACTAAGTGCCTCTACTAGCCCGGCGACAGCTTTCAGCTGTGTTTGGTCACCATCGAGCAAATAAATAACTGGATATTCTTTATCAGGGTTTTCATTATAGCTTGGCGGTAAATAAACGCTGAAGCTGCGTTGCTCATCTAAAATAACAGACTTAAGCTGATGCGCTTTTGCTAATATAATATCTTCTGACGCATACGAAACCGTAATAAAATACAGATTAACAAATACAATTAATAAAGCTTTCATAACCATCCTTGTAATAAGAGCAAAGTTAACTTTTAACAGTCTCTTCTATAGTTTGCACATTTACAACTTGGTTCACATTCCCTTGAATAACTACCGTGGCTGATATTTTATCTTGAATGGCTTGCCTGTTTGGATCCCAGTAAACTTGTAAAAAACCTAACAAGCCAGTGGCAAAACCTGCACCGTAACCACCGTAGCGGCCAAAACAATCAAGTAAACCCAGCGGTTCACCACTTAATGCAACCACTCTGGTGTTACAGAGCTTTTTACCAGGGGTTTGACCGCGCCATAATAAAGAAAACA
This genomic window contains:
- a CDS encoding alpha/beta hydrolase gives rise to the protein MKALLIVFVNLYFITVSYASEDIILAKAHQLKSVILDEQRSFSVYLPPSYNENPDKEYPVIYLLDGDQTQLKAVAGLVEALSTERLEQQIQQAIIVAIPNSKNAIRERDFTPTNVDWTFNGKLLERFENIGNAANYSVFFEKELIPLINKNYRTSTKRVLIGESFGGLFANYVLLTNHALFTDYLIIDATYLWDNNYLNRYFDKKQFVNKQLNGNVYFTFANNGEAFGEIGKTNYQWGLAFVEKLKAHSSDNLNINQRYFEDETHGTVAALSWYYGLKSILKR